Part of the Tamandua tetradactyla isolate mTamTet1 chromosome 11, mTamTet1.pri, whole genome shotgun sequence genome, GGTGAAAAGGCGAGGTGGACAGCACTAGGGGTTTCTCCGAATCCCCTCCGGGGAAGGTCACTTGGAACCAGATGGCAAAGCCGTGCATAGGCGCTGAGCCGTAGCAGCTGCAGCGGAAGCGCCCGCTTACCCCGGCCTCTAACTCTTGCTCGAGGCCGGCGCGAGTCAGCTCCAGCTGAGCAAAGCTTTGCGGTCGGGCCAGCACGTCCTCGCCGGACAGGCCCTGCACCACGATCTCTGAGTGGCCCATGAGACAGCGCGTGGCGAAGCTCTCCAGGCAGCTCATGTCCACACCGTAGTGCTGCTTCACCTGGCTCCAGAAGCCCAGACGCCACTCCAGCATCTGGTCGCTGATAGGCGCCACGAAGAGCTCGGCGGAAGCTGGCAGGACCAGGCCGCCCTCCTTCAGCCACTTGGTCCGCGCGTGGAGCACGGAGCTCAGCATGGACTCGTGCAGGAGTCCGTAGCCCATCCACTCGCTCACGATGGCGTCCACCTGCTCGGGTAACTCCACTGTCTCCACAGGCCCGGGCAGAACGTGCACCCGGTCCTCCAGCCCGTTGAGCCGCACCACCTCCCGCGCCTGTTGCCAGATGGCGCTGGCCTCCACTGCGTACACGCGCCGGGCTCCGGCCTGGGCACAGAAGATGCTCAGGATGCCTGTGCCCGCGCCCACGTCCAGCACCGTCTTGCCCCGCAACGCTGCCCAGTTCCGCAGGATGCCGAGGCGGTAGGCATCGGTGCGGACGCGGTCGGCGATCATCTCCTCGTGTACTGATACGTCCGAGTAGCACTCGTAGTATAGCTGGTCCCGTTCCCGCTTAGTCCTACGAGCTCGCGAAGGGGCCGTCTCCCGCTCTGCGCCATCTTCCTCTTCAGTTCCCTCCCCTCCTTCGCCGCTGTCCCCCGACTCGAGCTTTCTTTTCTTGGGCAGCGACATCTTGACCGGCTCCCGGCGGGCTTTGCGCGGCCCCGCGCGGCTCTGCGCAGGCTCCTGGAGGCGGGGACTTCTGGGACTTGGAGTCGCCGGCGCTTCCCGCTGAACTACGGGCTGGTGGCGCAGACTCCTGCCGACTGCCGCTGCCTCCTTCCCCACTCTCCCTTCTCACGCTTTGAGGCCCTGGAATCCCTTCTCACCCACCTCTTCCACGTTCTGGGCTTCCATCAGGTCCTTTTCCATACCTTAGCTCTTCAGTTCTCTTCTGCTCTCTCTCCCTTGCTGAAGTGGATACGCCCACTTAGGCTAAAAAGTTACCTTTGTTTCGTCTGATTGGCTTCTTCGTTTATTCCACCGAATTGTACATGTGGCACCCTTCACCCACTCTCACGTTATCTGGACAGTTGCAACGCTTAAAGTCGTGAAGGTTTAGAAACTGCACCGCACGTTACTCTTTTCTGCTTCCAGTGGATTTAGGgtgcaaaaagaaacagacaatggAGAATCTTGGTTCTGATTCCATGATGACCACTAATGAATTGAACCACATAGAGGCAGTTACATGACTTCTCTGGCCTTCAATTTCCCATTCGCCTATTAGTCAACAACGAATCTTCGTCGCAGTGGGAGAAGAATTCTGTTCTTGGTCTCTATTTCTGGAAAATAGGTATTTGGTTCTCGTTCTTCCTCTAGGATACTGTGGCGCCTTCGAGTTAAATCTCCTGAAGGATACAGAGACTTGTTTGTATAGCAGCAGGGGTGTTATACAGTCAAACTCATTGCCAGGGAGGGTCTTATTACCAATTAtcgtatttttttctttccccaaaagTAACTGAATCCTTCATCCTTTCTGatgacttttccactgcaacTCCTTATTTTTTCCTGTGTATGTGTGCCTTGTCTTTTTCTGAGCGAGTTTGgtattctcttctattttctttcagtAAACCACCGGTGGTTAATCTCTTTCCTCTTTGCTGTTCATAACggaagtaaaatatatttcaaaatatgtacATTGTCTGTGTGAGTGTTGGTGTTCTTAACATGTaaagtgaatattttctcccagttaaaaacaaaatcataatgAAGAAAATTGACATGTGTCTGTGTGGTTTTCCAACTACGTCTGCTTAACTACGGGTTTATGTTCCGTATTTGGGGGCAAAGTTCCTTCACCCTATTATTTCTATTAAACCTTCATGAATGGAATGGATTTGCTGACGTGGCATCCTCAGCTGTTCTAACTCAGGGCTCTCAATACTGGCTGCTCATTAGAATCCTCtgaggagcttttaaaaaatacctgtGCATGGGCCCCACTCCATGAAATCAGAAGCTTTCCAGTGGAGACTGGGTAGCTAGTTTTTAAAAGCTCTCAGGGGATTTTAATGTATAATCAGGGCAagaatctttgtttttctctaaaatgACCCTAGTCAAATCTTGCTTCATTATTTCTCATTGGGTACATTTCAGAGACCTGGGTTGTGCCACTTAAGAATGGAAATCTTCAGggcctctctctttccccttgcCCTGGCTTAACATTAGTCTAAGAAAATAGAGGCCCAGAATTGGACTTGTGACCACTTTAACATATTATTTCTAGACTTAGTATGTACTTGCATTCTTTCCTTCCTCAAACTGTCATGTTCtccttttaaatgtttaatttttccaCCCAATTTTCAATTCATATCATTGTAGTCTCTTTTAAGAAAATTCTGAATATAAGGATTTTTGGTTCTACCTCCAAATATATATCTTGAATCCATCTGATTTTCTCCATCTCTCACTGCCAACGTCCTAGCCTCATCTTCCATCTGGACATCAGTCTCTTATTGGAATGCCCAGGTTTCATTCATACCCCTCTCTAATACAGTCTTCAATAGCTGCAAGGGAACTTTTAAACACCCAAATTGGACCTTGACATTCTATTGTTTAGAATAATCCAGGGACTTCCCATTGGCCCCTTTTACAATACAGTATCACATGAGTCTTCCCAGATCCCCATTGACCTGAAGATATATTGGCCTTCTAAGAATGAACCTTTTTTCTGTCAGGtctttagtatgttttttactATGGAAAATTGTTTTTCCCTTAGCACTTCATTCGAATGTCTCCATTGGCCGCTTAAGACAGTATTTTTCACCCCAGGAcactttatttccttcatagtatttttaaaatgcctttaatttatttgtttatttattttatgtaaaaaatgTAAACTCCAAGAGACTTGGACTTTGGTTTCCCCACCACTGTAATCCCCAGCATTAGAACAGTGTCTAGTACACAgagagtgctcaataaatagccttgaatgaatgaattcttggATACTGATTTAGTTTACTAATACTGCTGGAaatgtaatatattaaaaataagttgggcttttataaagggaatttattaggctacaagtttacagttctaaggccataaaaacatccaaactaaggcatccagggaaagataccttcactcgTGGAAGAGTCAATGCcatggaacacctctgtcagctgggaaggcacatggctggagtGTGCTGATCCTttgacttctcatttcaaacagcttgcctggggaaattttctttctgcctctccaaagtaTCTGTCTGCCTCAGTTCGGAAGCTTTTAcctaaatggttccctcttaaagtactccagtaagtgacccaccttgaacgggtggagacacatgtccatggaaaccacctaaacaaaaggtcccccacacaactgggtgggtcacatctccatggaaacaacttaatcaaaatgatcccactcaacaatattacatcaggattaaagaacgtggcttttctggggtgcataacagtttcaaaccagcacggatACAAAATTAAACTGTTATTTATAGGTGAAGGAGCAGAGAGAGTTTCAGTTGTTCAGTGTGACAATGTGACTCTGGTAATCTCTGAGATAAATAATCCACATATCCCCCAAATTTAGGATGCTCCCAGAAATGAGAGTAACTTCCTTTTCAAACACTCAACCTTTGTAGATAGAATAATGTTAAGCTCCAAATATTATGCCCAGAGTAAAGGAGAAAAGGCCTGTAgcacttttccttctcttcactcTGGCTTAATATGGAGAGgaatttcttttctgatattttctattagACTTTTTCTTACTTGAAAAAAGGGATTTGGAGCGTAGTCCTTGCGTAAGCACTGCAGCCCAGCAGCAAGCCACCTGAAATGGAGAGGAGTTGGAGCTGTGCTGGCAGAACTTTCTTTGTGTTTCCATTTCAGATGTTCTACCTGTCCACATGTATTCAATACTCAAGCCCACTGTGCAGCAAACAAATGGACCTTGAAATCAATTTAGTAGGTCTTGACccacattttaaattaatgaacCATTTCTCATTAAATATCAAATTGGAAAATATCAAATACATCCAATAACTAAAGGTAGGTATTGtttcaaaatgtgttttagtTAAGTATATGAATGTGGATAATGGCTAAAAAGTTTGAAATCCACAGCTTACTGTTTTCCAAAAGCCCTATAAATGTTGACATTTCTGTACCTTTGTTTTGATTGCCTGCATTCTTTCGTGCTCTTACTCATCTTTTAGATAATGCTCAAATGTTATCATTTATTTGTAACTATGTCAGCCAGTCTGTGATCCTATTATAATACATATTACTCTATTATTTTATC contains:
- the PRMT6 gene encoding protein arginine N-methyltransferase 6, which translates into the protein MSLPKKRKLESGDSGEGGEGTEEEDGAERETAPSRARRTKRERDQLYYECYSDVSVHEEMIADRVRTDAYRLGILRNWAALRGKTVLDVGAGTGILSIFCAQAGARRVYAVEASAIWQQAREVVRLNGLEDRVHVLPGPVETVELPEQVDAIVSEWMGYGLLHESMLSSVLHARTKWLKEGGLVLPASAELFVAPISDQMLEWRLGFWSQVKQHYGVDMSCLESFATRCLMGHSEIVVQGLSGEDVLARPQSFAQLELTRAGLEQELEAGVSGRFRCSCYGSAPMHGFAIWFQVTFPGGDSEKPLVLSTSPFHPATHWKQALLYLNEPVQVEQDTDISGEITLLPARDNPRRLRVLLRYKVGDQEEKTKDFAMED